The Vitis vinifera cultivar Pinot Noir 40024 chromosome 16, ASM3070453v1 DNA segment gtagttaggactcctagccttgtatatatatatctctcaattgtaagtagagattagatgaatgaaaataaggtttttcttctttctctctctctctctcttaacatggtatcagagccaaaggagaaaacctaatttttcggTTTAGCCGTGTACTCAATTCCGGCGAACCCTCTCTTCCCGAACCACCCCGGACAACCTCATCGCCGTCGGATCTCCACCACGCCGGCAACCCTTTCCGGCGAATTTTTCCGGCGACCGGCAACCCTTTCCAGCGAATTTTTCCGGCGACCTCTTTTCCGGGAACCGACCACATATTCCGAACCGCCGGAGGCTGATCTACACGCCAGTGGAAACCCCACCGGCAACCGGAGTTtcacgcgcccccacgcgccgATCTTCCCTGTCGGACTGTcacccacgcgccggcgcgtgacggCGCGTGGCTCACTTTCCGGCCACGTCCGACACATCTCCAGGCTCGTCCGGCGGCGTCTTGGCCTTCTAGCCCTCCGGCAGCCCCCCCCGAGCCCTGCATCTCCACCTTTTGTTctgtttttggctttcttgCCATTCCGACCACATCTGACAGGGCTTCCTCTCCATCTCCGAGGCTTGGGTActgcttctcttcctctccaggCACGTCACGACCTTTTTCTCCGTTGATTGCACCTCTCACAGCCGTGGTCTCACTGTTTGTCTCTCTCCGCCGAAATCTGCACCCgtcttagggctctcttcgatccaaatacgtgaatatgaccaccaaaaatcagatctttacctctgttctctctggatctcctctgattacctcagagaaattgattggcagtgagaattatctctcctggtctgcctctgttgaactttggtttatgggtcaaggatatgaagatcacttggttacccaggaggcagatatccctgaggttgaccgcgtacagtggaggaagatagatgcccagttatgtagtgtattatggcaatcggttgatccccggattcttcttcatcttcaggcctataaaacttgttttaaattttggactcaggccaaaggattatacacgaatgatatccaacgtctctataaggtggcttctgctattgtccatctcagccaacaggacttggatctatctacttatattggtcagattgcctctcttaaggagcagttcttgactgtgatgcctcttactcttgatgttggggctcaacaaacgcagcttgacaagttcttcatggtccttactcttattggcctccgtccggatcttgagcctattcgtgatcagattcttggtagttcatcagttccgtccttggatgacgtgtttgctcgcctcctccgtctCTCGTCCAcacagactttgccatctgctagcgcttcagattcttctgtgttagtttctcacactacctctcgaggaggacgcagtggtacccgaggtagaggccaacgtcctcattgcacctattgcaataaacttggccacactcgtgatcgttgctatcagttacatggaagacctcctcgcactgcccatatggcccagtcctctgattctccgctgcctcagcctccgagctcctctgcatctcagacatctcaggcttctattgcctctgttgcccagcttggtaatgcctctgcttgccttacccacacatcgtctcttggaccctggattctagattctggagcatctgatcacctatctggtaataaggatcttttctcctctattactactacctctgatttacctactgttaccttagctaatggttctcaaactgtggctaaaggtattggtttggcccttcctctgccttctctacctctcacttctgtcctttatactcctgaatgtccttttaatcttatttccatcagcaaaatcactcgtactcttaattgctctattaccttttctgataaatttgtgaccttgcaggaccggagtacggggaagacgattggcataggacgtgagtctcaaggcctctatcacctcacctcagattcatctcctgcagtttgcatttccactgatgctcctctcctcattcacaatcgtctgggccaccctagtctctccaagttccagaagatggttcctcgtttttccactttgtcgtcgcttccgtgtgagtcatgtcagcttgggaaacatactcgtgtctcgttcccaaagcgtttgaataatcgggcaaagtctccttttgagcttgtccacactgatgtttggggtccttgtcggactgcgtctactttaggatttcagtattttgtcactttcattgatgactattctcgatgtacttggttatttttaatgaaaaatcgagctgagttattctctattttctagaaattttatactgaaatccaaacccagttcaatatttctattcgtgtgttacgcagtgacaatgccagggaatatttttcagcccaatttacttcgtttatgtctcatcatggaattcttcatcagtcttcttgtgctcatactcctcaacaaaatggggtagctgaacgcaagaatcgacatcttgttgagacagctcgtactctcctcctccatagtcacgttccttttcgtttttggggggacgctattcttaccgcttgttatctgattaatcgtatgccctcctctgtcttacacgatcagattcctcactcccttcttttccctgaccaaccactttatttccttcctcctcgtgtctttggttgtacttgctttgttcatattctcactcctggacaggacaagctttccgccaaagccatgaagtgcctcttcttgggatattccagacttcagaagggttatcgttgttattcccttgagactcatcggtactttatctccgttgatgtcaccttctttgaggactcaccattcttttccaccacttctgagtctcttcccgtttctgaagtcttgcccattcccattgtctccccacctgaagctatgccccctcgaccacttcaggtttatcatcgtcgcccgcGTGttgttgctcctctcccttttcctgaggcacctgctgactcacttcctatcccttcggcttcacctgccccggctctgccttctcctcatgacttacccattgctgttcggaaaggtactcgctctactcgtaaccctcatcctatttacaattttttgagttatcatcgattatcttcaccctattctgcttttgtttctgctatatcctctgtttctcttcccaagagcacccatgaagctctttcccatccaggctggcgacaggcaatggtggatgaaatggctgctctgcactctaatggcacttgggatcttgttgttttaccccctggtaaatctacagttggttgtcgttgggtctatgcagttaaggttggtcctgatggtcaggttgatcgccttaaggcccgcttagttgctaaaggctatactcaagtttatggttctgattatggtgacacattctcccctgttgccaagattgcttctgtccgcttgcttctctccatggctgctatgtgctcttggcctctttatcagctggatattaaaaatgctttccttcatggtgatcttgtcgaggaagtttatatggagcaacctcctggttttgttgctcagggggagtctggtttagtgtgcaggttacgccgttctctatatggcttgaaacaatctcctcgagcatggtttagccgttttagttctgttgttcaagagtttggcatgcttcgcagtacagcagaccattcagttttttatcatcataactccttggggcagtgtatttatctggttgtttatgtggacgacatcgtcattacaggcagtgatcaggatggtatacagaaactaaagcaacatctttttacccactttcagaccaaagacttggggaaactcaagtatttcttgggaattgagatagctcaatccagttctggtgtggtcctttctcaaaggaagtatgctttagacatcctggaagaaaccggtatgttagactgtaaaccggtagacacacctatggatccgaatgtcaaacttgtaccaggacagggggagcctttaggagaccctgggagatatcgacggctcgtaggtaaattgaactatctcaccattactcgtccagacatttcttttcctgtgagtgttgttagtcaattcctacagtcaccatgtgatagccattgggatgccgtaatccgtattcttcgatatatcaaaagtacaccaggccaaggtgtattgtacgagaacaaaggtcatactcaagttgttggttacacagatgcagattgggctgggtcacccacagatagacgttccacttcagggtactgtgtttttattggaggtaatctaatatcttggaagagtaagaaacaagatgtagtggccagatctagcgctgaagccgagtatcgagctatggctttggcaacatgtgaactcatatggttgagacatcttcttcaggagttgcgatttggaaaggatgaacagatgaaactcatctgtgataaccaggccgcattacatattgcatccaatccagtcttccatgaaaggaccaagcatattgaagttgactgtcatttcattagagagaagatcgcatcaggatgtgttgctacaagttttgtcaattcaaatgatcaactagcagacatcttcactaaatctctcagaggtcctaggattaaatatatttgtaacaagcttggtgcatatgacgtatatgctccagcttgagggggagtgttgaatataatgtatgtatagtatactatctttccttgttaatataggtcacatgtatggtagttaggactcctagccttgtatatatatatctctcaattgtaagtagagattagatgaatgaaaataaggtttttcttctttctctctctctctctcttaacagatatattcattttttaatctaaaaaaaaattaaaaaacaaaaaaataaaaaattatatggatAACCTCAGTAGATAATGTGATTAGGCAGGGCCAAGAAAAGGAGTTGCAATGCAATGAAGTTATATGCCAAGGAAACAGTGCATTGTTGCAGGATGAAAACTGCCAAATTATATCTAACAAAACTTCATCATCTAGAAAAAACGATTCAAATACTTGTACCTCCAGAAAGACCCATAAGAGAAAATCTTTTATCCAAGAAAAAGTCTCCCTAATTTGAAGGGCATAATTTGCTCACTTTTGACCTATAATTCTACATGACATGACAATTGAAGGCaaccatttgataaattaaactAAGAGCATAActgtgtgaaaaaaaaattaaaaaaaatgaacctaACAAAATAGGATTATAGGACTCATAATTCAAATAGATATTGCTTACTTTGAACCCATTGGCCGAAATTGTTATTACTCGTATAAATATTGTCTACTTTGAACCCATTAGCCTTCACGCCATTAAAACGCATCTAACTACACGCATACTAGAAGAGTTGTCCTTATAAATGTCAAGAGCTTTCTTTCACACTATTATAAGGGATGACTCATCTGGTATTTGtagacatattttaaagttgtgagggcTAGTGGACCTAAAGCAGACAATATTTATACGAAAATGTATGAAATTTGGCACCTTGTAAGCCTATGAGCCATGACAAGGCAATCATGGTTATATAGGAGAGTGATTGTGATGTCTCAAATCACCAAGTAAAAGTTTTTGGCAATTATAAGGAGTGATTCTTCTACTAAGTGCAGACATGTTTTAAAGCTGTGAGGGTTAGTTAGCCCAAAGTGCAGGTTGTGAGGGGTAATTTAATTTGCCTAATTTTAATTCACATAAAACCAGTCATTCAtgttatttccatttttatgtCATATAATGGACAAACAtgcttttttttataagataaagACATGCTTTTTTAAGCAAAATACTTTGGCTTGGGGAAATAGAGTTTATGTGGTTCGTGTTACTTTTTCTTGAGAAACTTCTGTCATTTTCCCCACGAAGTATTGTGCAAACAAGCTCAGTAGAATTGCGTGCTGGGCTATTGAAGCTCAACTTGGTTGAACATAAGTAGAGCCCAGGAAAAAAATCGAGCTTAACACGAGCTTAGCTAGCCTGTTCAAGCTAGGTTCAGCATCCAGAGAGTAATTTCCATTTCTGTAAGTTGTTTGACGTTTTTATACTGTATTTGTGATTCCTTTCCATTTATAATCCAATTGAAATAACATAGAAAACTTATTTGATAAATGGTTTGTTTTCATAGTTTTTCACATCCTAAAAAATTCAAGCACTTAAACAATTGAAAGCAAtctaaaaataaacatattcagTGGTTTTCATCTTCTCAAAGGAACACCGCCAAACAAGTCCTGAGTTGTTCTTCTGCCAAAGCCAATGTTCTTGGAACCAAAATATCTCCTCTTTCACTTCccaattcttctttttcttccaatagAGGACAGAACATATATATAGAAAGAgatagagaggaaaaaaaattcaagttggAAATACCCAGTGTCGTTTTTATCAGCAGATTCGGAATCGACCGAAGGTGCAAAAGCAGAAGCCTCCGGCCCAGACACCATGGCTCGCCATTTCAGATCCGATTTGAGCTTTCCTTGATGAAATCTGGAGTTTGAGTACCGATAAGACGTCGTTGGAGAGTACGAAACCGCCAAAATTCGACCAGTATAAACCATCTTCTAATCACACagctctcctctctctctctagaaattACACAGCTCTCTACtttctttctctcactttcctCAGTTTCTCTCTTGCCAAACACAAAGTTCCCTTCGTTCTTAGTTCCTACACATTCTCTGTTCGTAGGAGCACAGATTTCTTGTGTGCTCACTGGACATCTTtcaatttgttattattattttattttattttttatatatattagcaTTAAGGTATGGTGGAAATGGAAGTGGTATCCACGTGGAAGAACATGATTGGTTCAATCCGAATGGGATTTTTTTGAACTTGAGTGGAGCATGTTCCTTATGGTTTGGAAATTCATAAAatctgaaaaatattttcatactgaaataaagtgaaaataattacaaaaacaaaaacaaaaattgaatctgatttttctcaaaaaaaaaaaaaaaaaaaaaattggaacaaAAAAGGCCCCAAAGGGTTTGCCCCCTCAAAGGTCCACTCCACCTCTTTGTAAATACCAGACTATGCTATGAGTAGTTCACTTGCTGAGCTAGGCATCACCCAACAACTCCAAAGCAAGaatcagaaaccaacaaatccCACAGCCTACCTCACAACGTATTAGTAGCTGATTTTCTGTCTCTTCATCACTTTGCCAAGCAACACTAACTTGTCATGACTCCACCCCCTCTTAATCAACTGATCTGGTGAagataaataagaaattatcagCCCAATGGATGTGACTCTAGGTAGACTTCGTACATACAACCTGTCCTCCCAGTTTCATCTGAGTCCAGCATTCGAGTAACTGCAAGGTCAGGGCTTGATGGAGAAATTTGAGCTCATATGGCATCACATTGCACAGGCATCCCAAAGGTTTCAACTTATCTCAactgaaaataaacaaaatgacaGTACATTTGATAATAAGGGCATCCACAGATTGTTCCAAGTGTGTTCCCACTTCCCTGGAGTCAGAAGAATTAACAAGAGTTTCTAGGTAGACTTTGTACATACAACATGTCCTTCCAGTTTCATCTGAGTCCAGTGTTTGAGTAACTGCAAGGTCAAGGCTTGATGGAGAAATTTGAGCTCATACTGCATCACATTGCACAAGCATCCCAAAGGTTCAAACTTAGCTCAACTGAAAATAAATGATATGACAGTACATTTGATAATAAGGGCATCCACAGATTGTTCCAAGTGTGTTCCCACATCCCTGAGTCAGAAGAATTAACAAGAGTTTCAGAAACACAACAGAAGTGAAAATCTAAAAGTGCACAAATGGGAACTTGAAGGAATCaaacaaccataaaaaaattcattccaaGTAGAAAATAGCTGTGCATAATTTGTTACATAATAACGTTATAATAATCCAAACAAAATCACCAACTCAAGTGAGGCTCAAAATCTACTAATCAAAACACATTCTTGTTAAATCAAGCATAATTAAATGATTTATGAATTATATGTAGGATGATTGCACATCTAAAATTAATCGAGATTGATAAAGATGAATTCATTCTTTCTTTTGCAACATTGGAAATGAAACACTGAACCGTTTGTCTTCTATAACATTTAAAAGTTTCATTCCAAATGATCCTTAAAACATATGAAGATGAATTGTGAGATAACCCCTGTTTGATAAAAACACACCACTCAATCTATCCTACAAGTATCTCATATTTCATTTCACACTCTTGGAAAACAGATGGGTGCATTTAGAAACTTCCCATGTCCAGAATCTAGTCATACAACAAATTGACCTAAATAATTTGGACCATAACTTATAAACTTAGTTGTTAAACCCAATTCCACAACATTTAGACTCAATGTTGCTTTTCAAAACAATGAGAGGATGGACATCAGGAAATATTGGATAagtactcaatttttttttaaacatgtcaTTGTATCAGACACCACCCAAGCTATCAAGTAGAAGACCCGAGTCCTTGGGACTAGAGGATCTAAAACTCCAACCCAAGCAATCTACATTATAAATAAGTAGGATAATCAGAAACCTAAGAAACCTCTATCCAACAAAAGCATCAAATCAGATATTCAGAATCATTCAGCTGTGGCACATAGAATCTTCTAAATGGGCCATATAGCAGTTGATCCTCCATAATGGTTGTGTCAAGTCTTCATTGTACACCTCCAAAACCATTTTCCATGTTTGAACCTAAGatacaaattcaaaaattaactGGCAGTCTGAGGACATAAGCTTTAGTTGAAGACTAACAGGTTGGTAAAAACATAGATATCTCAAGTAGGAATGCACTAGTACATCTTGGATTCAAGATATTGCTAGCATGTACCAAGATTGAATCTGTACATTTCTCTCAAGATTGAATCTATATTTTGCTCCAACAATGGAATATTTCCAAACAGTCAACCCTGAATGTTTCTTATTTGCAGATAATTAatgtaaaaagggaaaaagaaaagcaagaaaCTTGGTTTCACTAGATGCTGTTCTAATTTAGCATTGTCTAGGATCCAACAAAATGATCATTTGGCTTAGCTTAGTTCAGCTGAGATTCTCATTTCCAAGAAACAAAATAGGAATTGAAGTTGAGTGTGTATGAGTGTGTAACAGTATAAGAGAGAGATATATATCATGGACTTGATTGCCTTAAACACATACTCATGTCATCTTAATAATTCTTCCAAACCACCCTATCCTCTGCTTGCTTGTTGAGAAGTCAGATGGAAACTGAAGTTTTGGAGAGGTACAACTATATAGGTCTGAAATAGTAGTTGAAAGATCTATTTTGCTGCCATGGAAATGAAGGATCAGAAGAACAAACTCTTAATCCTACAATCTTGGTAGTTGGTCACTTGCTTGTCACAAGCTTCCaaactttctttcattcttcatATCCACTGTCATTTCTGATCTTAATTTTATAGTTTCTATTAAACAAATCTTCACTCACCATGTACGACTAGCACATAATCCATTACATGAACTTTTCATTATATTTGGCAtccataaaatttttaatactcTCTTTTTGTCTATAAATCATGCATGTTCAAAAGCTAGAGTGAAGAGTTGCAACTAATTTTCATGCTCATCAGCAAAATTCGTCAACAGTGGGTTCTAAGCCAACTATGCATCATTTTGGTCAATATCTCATAATGGCGATATATGATTACTCTTGAGACAAGCTACTACAAAAAGGGCAAAAGAAAGAGAGGCTTACAGTTAAAATTTCCCACTTAAATCCACATTAGTACTCCAGACATTTATCAAAAACTCATCTCCTGGAGTCCTGCCAATGATGAAGATCATAGATTTAAGGCTTCCTTGTGTGTTATCAGTTCTATTGGGAAGGAGAAGCTGTTGCATAAATTGGAGAAACTATAGAGGGCGAAGTCAATCCATCCTCTTTTAACCCATATGGAGAGTATTTCTCCACTCTTTCCTGCAGCATcaggattttgttttttctctggCAATATATCGTCTTTATAACTCAGTCAAACAACAGCTCcaatgatttatttttacttacacAACAATGATACTCAATTACTTGGGTACCAATTCCAAGCTTCAGACTGCACCAATTAAAAGCCCAAAATTGGTCCACTGGATTTCTCCTCTACAGTCTCCTCCAATCTGAATTCTGGATATCCCCTTTTAATCAAACCAAACCCAATGAAATATCATTTATGCATCAATTTTGCAGTTTCCCATGAATTTCTCGCATCAATAATTTGGAGTCATCAACAATGCGTTTACTTTCATAAACTATGTATCTACATAATTCATGTCTCGGTTCTGGCTTGAGTGATCGCAATTCAGTGAGAGGACTATTGATCGCATGTTTACGGCACAACTCTCTGGCTGGCAGCACATGCTTAAACCAGAAGTCAGATAATGCTATTTTGAGAACATCCCAATATTCTGCATCCCGGTATAAGCGGAATAAACTGCTTCCATTAAGGGTCCAAACATAGAAATCCATCCAATCCCGATCCATTATCTCCATTAAACCTTGAGCTTGGGGAATATAATAAAGGGGAACTCGAGACCAAGGTGAAGCTATGCTCTTATCTCCATTAAAAAAAGGGCACTTTATCTCCAGCACTCCTCTGGAATGCAATCCATAGACAAGACTGTCAACTATCCCATCTGGTGAAGCTGCAAGCCAATTGTCCTCTGGATCTTTCTTACCATAGACCTGAAATTCAGGAAACAGGACAGTATTTCCTGTTATCAGCTTGTACCTTTCAAGTGCTTCCTCTTCTTTAATGTTACTCCAACAAGTAGCTAGGTTTCCGCTGAATGGCTTAGTTGCCCCCAACTTTTCTAACCAGAGCTGGACTCTTCGGCGAGGCCAAAAACCAACAGCCCCACCAAAAGTGCTTGCAGTCAGTTTATGCTTTCTCTGTTCTTGCCAGTTCTTGAACCAGTGCTGAAAACCACTTGATTGAAGAACAGAATAAGTCTCACCAGATAACAAATTGGGAGAATGATCAAAACAGACTGGAACTTTCCTAGAGGAATGACTACAAAATTGACTATTGGAAGTAAGCTCTTTATATCTTGGCTCTAAAAAATTCTGGCTGTGATAGTTTCTCAGTTCTGAAAAATTCCATGTACATAAGTTTCTTTCTTTGCCTGTTGCCTGGTTGCTGACTCTCAATAGGGGCCTCTGCCCCCCAGAGGCACGTGTCCGGCTGTGGCATGCATCATGCATCATAGCATGGGCCGTGGCACGAGTCATGGCACCAGCCGTGACATGCGTCACACATCATGTCATAATTAAACCTATATTATGGTGGCTCCTGCTTATCTGGTATGACAAATGGACAATGAAGGAGCAAGATGCAAATTTGTCACTGTCCAGGGAAAACATATAtcagtaaaaaattaaaaaaagaaaaaagaaaaactgggAGAGAATCTTGATAAACAATGAAAACTGAATAGAATTGAATATAAATATCTAGAACTTCACACAAGGAGAAATTCTCTTCACATGAGGAATAAAATTTGGAAGTTCCATGAACAATGCATAAATGGAATATCTTGCATCCATAACGCGTTGCTCAACAAGGCCCGGACACCAAGTCATACCATCATACAAACTTTACATTACGTCCTGACTGATCTAATCTTAATTTGATTCCATACAAATTCTTCCTAAGCTGCAACAACCTTATGAAGATGAGATGATAAAGTCTGATGTGCtaaccaaaaaaagaagaattttggGTAAAGATGAAATTCATAAAGGTCCCCTACTCAGTCTTGCTTCATCCAACTGGGATTCTGTCATGAAGAAGTTGTTCCAAGTTGGCTATTGTAACAGAAAAGAATAATtgggttttttattatttagaaaaacaaaaaaaaaaaaaaataatgtcagaagatatttaaaaaataaaagatgatatTCCTCTGAAATCATCAAAGCATTAATTCGAATTCACCATTAtaagtactattttttatttatttgagacTACTTCTAAGTCTTCTTTTTAGTAGGCAAAGACTACTTCAATAATATAGTTTCATGTTCTTTCTTCCCACTCACATATTCTTGAAAGCTTTTGTTTTCAGTTAGAATTAGATGCATACGGTGATTAAATCATGCTAACTAACTATTTAAATCTAATAAATATGACCCATCAAATTGTTCTTctcattcctttttctttctctttcaatTTTAAACATGGATTA contains these protein-coding regions:
- the LOC100261377 gene encoding uncharacterized protein LOC100261377 isoform X1 codes for the protein MTRATAHAMMHDACHSRTRASGGQRPLLRVSNQATGKERNLCTWNFSELRNYHSQNFLEPRYKELTSNSQFCSHSSRKVPVCFDHSPNLLSGETYSVLQSSGFQHWFKNWQEQRKHKLTASTFGGAVGFWPRRRVQLWLEKLGATKPFSGNLATCWSNIKEEEALERYKLITGNTVLFPEFQVYGKKDPEDNWLAASPDGIVDSLVYGLHSRGVLEIKCPFFNGDKSIASPWSRVPLYYIPQAQGLMEIMDRDWMDFYVWTLNGSSLFRLYRDAEYWDVLKIALSDFWFKHVLPARELCRKHAINSPLTELRSLKPEPRHELCRYIVYESKRIVDDSKLLMREIHGKLQN